From Neisseria musculi, the proteins below share one genomic window:
- the plsY gene encoding glycerol-3-phosphate 1-O-acyltransferase PlsY, with translation MFNFLVVTAGYVIGSLSFAVIVSKFYGMADPRTYGSGNPGATNVLRSGRKKAAALTLLGDALKGLVAVLLAKWLQEPLGLDPATIALVAVAALAGHMWPVFFGFKGGKGVATALGVLLALSWPTALVCAAVWLVMAFGFKVSSLAALAATLISPLAACFFMPYPSWVWATAAIALLVLYRHKSNIGNLLRGKESKIGEKTAKQQSDRKTE, from the coding sequence ATGTTTAATTTCTTGGTTGTAACTGCCGGTTATGTGATCGGTTCGCTTTCTTTTGCGGTGATTGTGTCGAAATTCTACGGCATGGCCGACCCGCGCACCTACGGTTCGGGAAACCCCGGTGCCACCAATGTTTTGCGCAGCGGCAGGAAAAAAGCGGCCGCACTCACCCTGTTGGGCGATGCGCTCAAAGGTTTGGTGGCCGTATTGCTGGCAAAATGGCTGCAAGAACCGCTCGGCTTGGATCCGGCAACCATCGCCCTGGTTGCCGTGGCCGCGCTGGCCGGCCATATGTGGCCGGTATTTTTCGGCTTCAAAGGCGGTAAAGGCGTGGCTACTGCTTTGGGGGTGTTATTGGCATTGTCGTGGCCGACCGCTTTGGTGTGTGCGGCGGTTTGGCTGGTGATGGCTTTCGGTTTCAAGGTATCTTCGTTGGCGGCATTGGCGGCCACCCTTATCAGCCCGCTGGCTGCCTGTTTCTTTATGCCCTACCCTTCGTGGGTATGGGCTACGGCGGCCATCGCCCTTTTGGTGCTTTACCGGCATAAAAGCAATATCGGCAATCTCTTGCGCGGGAAAGAAAGTAAAATCGGCGAGAAAACCGCAAAGCAGCAATCTGATAGGAAAACCGAATAA
- a CDS encoding IS3 family transposase, with protein MKRHIRAACRQHKGRCGCRRITAAIRYAGMLANHKTISRLKAVSGRGGGTAVPMPSIARSKEAGNVVPLSCNAVSRRKSQMGNG; from the coding sequence TTGAAACGGCATATCCGTGCGGCTTGCCGGCAACACAAAGGACGCTGCGGCTGCCGCAGGATAACGGCGGCAATCCGCTATGCAGGGATGTTGGCCAACCACAAGACAATCAGCCGTCTGAAGGCGGTGTCGGGCCGGGGCGGCGGTACGGCGGTGCCAATGCCGTCCATCGCCCGTTCGAAAGAGGCCGGCAACGTTGTGCCGCTATCCTGCAACGCCGTTTCAAGGCGGAAAAGCCAAATGGGAAACGGGTAA
- the folB gene encoding dihydroneopterin aldolase has product MDKIFLHGMKAETLIGVYDWERGQPQTLLLDLVVGVPEKSGAGDDINGTIHYADACAAVRASLKNQRFLLLEALAEHIADLMFSDFGAQWVRVKIVKPGILPDVREVGVEIERSIN; this is encoded by the coding sequence ATGGATAAAATTTTTTTACACGGCATGAAAGCCGAAACCTTAATCGGCGTTTATGACTGGGAACGCGGGCAGCCGCAAACCCTGCTGCTGGATTTGGTGGTCGGCGTGCCTGAAAAGTCGGGTGCCGGCGATGACATCAACGGTACCATCCACTATGCCGATGCATGCGCAGCCGTGCGCGCCAGCTTGAAAAACCAGCGGTTTTTACTGCTTGAAGCATTGGCGGAACACATTGCCGATTTGATGTTTTCCGATTTCGGAGCACAGTGGGTGCGGGTGAAGATTGTGAAGCCCGGCATTCTGCCCGATGTGCGCGAAGTAGGCGTGGAAATCGAACGCAGCATAAACTGA
- a CDS encoding sulfite exporter TauE/SafE family protein — MNGNVTLFTLFLLGFFGGGHCVGMCGGLSSAFALQLPPHINRFWLITLLNAGRVSSYVFIGVLLGLLGQIGISLDQTRWLQNGLFAAANILLLLLGLYLAGLSAWAVRVESLGRPVWKRLNPLLNKLLPIRSVPACFGVGMLWGWLPCGLVYSASLYALGSGSAVQGGLYMLAFASGTLPNLLAAGWFAAQLKSVLQQKPLRLAAGLVVAAWAVWQLAVFFPAVFA, encoded by the coding sequence ATGAACGGCAACGTTACCTTATTCACTTTATTTCTGCTCGGCTTTTTCGGCGGCGGCCACTGTGTGGGCATGTGCGGCGGATTAAGCAGTGCGTTTGCGCTGCAACTGCCGCCGCACATCAACCGCTTTTGGCTGATTACGCTGTTGAATGCCGGGCGCGTTTCCAGTTATGTGTTCATCGGTGTGCTGCTGGGGCTGCTCGGCCAAATCGGTATTTCGCTCGACCAAACCCGCTGGCTGCAAAACGGCCTGTTTGCGGCGGCCAATATCCTGCTGCTGCTGCTGGGGCTTTATCTGGCCGGTTTGTCTGCGTGGGCGGTGAGGGTCGAATCATTGGGAAGGCCGGTGTGGAAGCGGCTCAATCCGCTGTTGAATAAATTGCTGCCGATACGCAGCGTGCCGGCCTGTTTCGGCGTGGGAATGCTGTGGGGCTGGCTGCCGTGCGGCCTGGTGTACAGCGCATCGCTCTATGCCTTGGGCAGCGGCAGTGCGGTGCAGGGCGGTCTGTATATGCTGGCCTTTGCATCGGGCACGCTGCCCAACCTGTTGGCGGCGGGCTGGTTTGCTGCGCAGTTAAAAAGCGTATTGCAGCAAAAACCGCTGCGCTTGGCGGCGGGTTTGGTGGTGGCCGCTTGGGCGGTTTGGCAGCTGGCGGTGTTTTTTCCGGCCGTTTTTGCTTGA
- the pth gene encoding aminoacyl-tRNA hydrolase: protein MPQIKLIAGLGNPGAEYAQTRHNAGFWFIDELARAWKTTLKEEKKFFGETAKAAAPGGDVWLLKPKTFMNRSGRAVAALASFYKIKPEEILVVHDELDIPSGRTRFKLGGGNGGHNGLKDIQAALGTPDFYRLRLGIGHPGDRNLVLGYVLNKPDAQSRQAIEEAVAKSLQGLPLVLSGAWEEAVRFFHSK, encoded by the coding sequence ATGCCGCAAATCAAACTAATCGCAGGGCTGGGCAACCCCGGCGCCGAATACGCCCAAACCCGCCACAACGCGGGCTTTTGGTTTATCGATGAATTGGCCCGTGCTTGGAAAACCACGCTGAAAGAAGAAAAAAAATTTTTCGGCGAAACCGCCAAAGCGGCAGCCCCCGGAGGCGATGTGTGGCTGCTCAAGCCCAAAACCTTTATGAACCGATCCGGCCGGGCGGTGGCCGCACTGGCCTCGTTTTACAAAATCAAGCCCGAAGAAATTTTAGTGGTTCACGATGAACTCGATATTCCCAGCGGGCGCACCCGTTTCAAGCTCGGCGGCGGCAACGGCGGCCACAACGGTTTGAAAGACATACAGGCCGCGCTGGGCACGCCGGATTTTTACCGCCTGCGTTTGGGCATCGGCCATCCTGGAGACCGCAATCTGGTGCTGGGTTATGTGCTCAACAAACCCGATGCGCAAAGCAGGCAGGCAATCGAAGAGGCCGTTGCCAAATCCCTGCAAGGGTTGCCGTTGGTTTTGTCGGGCGCTTGGGAAGAAGCGGTGCGGTTTTTCCACAGCAAGTGA
- a CDS encoding patatin-like phospholipase family protein, which yields MKTKQLRFSDGLKKGLAASAALLMSSCALVQYQPLATIQTVNTETGYRLEKNFARAKADDTFVVLVFSGGGTRAAALGYGVVEELNRQKINFGSKEQSLLESVDLVYGVSGGSVLAAYFALHGKETVPSFERRFLKQNFQRQFAKQVFSFANLPRLTSPEYGRGDLLQEQFENTLFRGATFDDLDKRRKGPFAVISATDMAAGSRLDFTQEHFDAMCLNLSGLRIARAVAASSAVPLIFSPITLNNNGGNCGYALPERLKYAPENGNTGKLQQQTKRELANSYHSLYNDHTKRPYIHLLDGGLTDNLGLRGILDIVDMRSGEAVQKQAAAENIGRIVIINVNAQNQIARNIDQSPAIPGLTDVLSAIVDIPIDKYSQESLRQFRIFADQWNENAAKQPGGSKRGMYFVSLNLRDLPESQLRKNVLNIPTTFYLPHYHINDLKSAARALLQQSNEYKRLLKDFSAQPAQAAPQAHRPVWFAGEGPQLPDNAQADYDAAWAQ from the coding sequence ATGAAAACCAAGCAACTGCGTTTTTCAGACGGCCTGAAGAAAGGTTTGGCCGCATCGGCTGCTCTTTTGATGTCGTCATGCGCACTGGTCCAATACCAGCCGCTGGCAACCATACAAACCGTCAATACCGAAACAGGCTACCGTCTCGAAAAAAACTTCGCCCGCGCCAAAGCCGATGATACTTTCGTGGTGCTGGTATTTTCCGGCGGCGGCACGCGGGCGGCAGCCCTGGGCTATGGTGTGGTCGAAGAGTTAAACCGCCAGAAAATCAACTTCGGCAGCAAAGAGCAGAGCCTGCTCGAGAGCGTTGATTTGGTTTACGGTGTTTCCGGCGGCTCGGTGTTGGCGGCTTATTTTGCGCTGCACGGCAAAGAAACCGTTCCTTCATTCGAGCGGCGGTTTTTAAAGCAGAATTTCCAACGCCAGTTTGCCAAACAGGTGTTTTCGTTTGCCAACCTGCCCCGCCTCACTTCGCCGGAATACGGCCGGGGCGATCTGCTGCAGGAACAGTTTGAAAACACCTTGTTTCGGGGTGCCACGTTTGACGATCTCGACAAACGCCGCAAAGGCCCGTTTGCCGTGATTTCCGCCACCGATATGGCGGCCGGCAGCCGTTTGGATTTTACGCAGGAACACTTCGATGCCATGTGTCTGAACCTCTCCGGCCTGCGCATCGCCCGCGCCGTGGCTGCTTCCAGCGCGGTGCCGCTGATTTTCAGCCCGATTACGCTCAACAACAACGGCGGCAACTGCGGCTACGCCCTGCCCGAGCGTTTGAAATACGCGCCGGAAAACGGCAATACGGGAAAATTGCAGCAGCAAACCAAACGGGAGCTGGCGAATAGTTACCACAGCCTCTATAACGACCACACCAAACGCCCGTATATCCATCTGCTCGATGGCGGCCTCACCGACAATCTCGGTCTGCGCGGCATACTGGACATCGTGGATATGCGCTCCGGCGAAGCCGTGCAGAAGCAGGCAGCCGCAGAAAATATCGGCCGCATCGTTATCATCAACGTAAATGCGCAAAACCAGATTGCCCGCAATATCGACCAATCTCCGGCCATACCCGGCCTTACCGATGTGTTGTCGGCCATTGTCGATATCCCCATCGACAAATATTCGCAGGAATCGCTGCGGCAGTTCCGCATTTTTGCCGACCAATGGAACGAGAATGCCGCCAAACAGCCCGGCGGCTCAAAGCGCGGTATGTATTTCGTGAGCCTTAATCTGCGCGACCTGCCCGAATCGCAGCTGCGTAAAAACGTGTTGAACATCCCCACCACATTTTACCTGCCCCACTACCACATCAACGATTTGAAATCTGCCGCCCGCGCGCTGTTGCAGCAGTCAAACGAATACAAACGCCTGCTGAAAGATTTTTCGGCACAGCCCGCCCAAGCTGCCCCGCAGGCACACCGACCCGTGTGGTTTGCGGGCGAAGGGCCGCAACTGCCCGACAACGCCCAAGCCGATTACGATGCGGCGTGGGCGCAATAA
- a CDS encoding RnfH family protein yields MVEIEIAYGTAQKQLLQTLRVPAGTTAREAVLQSRIAQEFPGADVQDAPLGIFGKAVKDHTVLRDNDRVEVYRPLLADPKEARRKRAAAGKDN; encoded by the coding sequence ATGGTTGAAATCGAAATCGCCTACGGCACGGCGCAAAAGCAATTGCTGCAAACCCTGCGCGTGCCGGCCGGCACAACCGCCCGCGAAGCCGTGCTGCAAAGCCGTATTGCACAAGAATTTCCCGGTGCCGATGTGCAGGATGCGCCGCTGGGCATTTTCGGAAAAGCGGTCAAAGACCACACCGTGCTGCGCGATAACGACCGCGTAGAAGTTTACCGCCCCCTGCTTGCCGACCCCAAAGAAGCCCGCCGAAAACGGGCTGCGGCGGGAAAAGACAACTGA
- a CDS encoding amino acid ABC transporter permease, producing the protein MTEARAALVINAFWPMVKAGFLYSVPLAAVSFVCGILIALGVALVRVVPAAGLFHRLLSGMVRFYVSAIRGTPMLVQLMVVFYGLPAIGITLDPLPTAIIGFSLNIGAYASETIRAAILSVPKGQWEAGFSIGMTYMQTFRRIIMPQALRVSVPPLSNTFIGLFKDTSLASVVTITELFRAAQQIANASYDFLPVYIEAGLIYWVFCFLLFIVQAKLEKQLDRYIAK; encoded by the coding sequence ATGACCGAAGCCCGCGCGGCTTTGGTCATAAACGCATTTTGGCCGATGGTGAAGGCAGGGTTTCTGTATTCGGTTCCGCTGGCTGCGGTTTCTTTTGTGTGCGGCATACTGATTGCCCTGGGCGTGGCGCTGGTGAGAGTGGTGCCTGCTGCCGGCCTGTTCCACCGTTTGCTTTCGGGCATGGTACGGTTTTACGTTTCGGCCATACGCGGCACCCCCATGCTGGTGCAGCTGATGGTGGTGTTTTACGGCCTGCCCGCCATCGGTATCACGCTCGACCCGCTGCCCACCGCCATCATCGGCTTTTCGCTCAATATCGGTGCCTATGCTTCCGAAACCATACGCGCAGCAATATTGTCGGTGCCCAAAGGCCAGTGGGAAGCCGGTTTTTCCATCGGCATGACCTATATGCAGACTTTCCGCCGCATCATTATGCCGCAGGCCTTGCGCGTGTCTGTGCCGCCCTTGAGCAACACCTTTATCGGCCTGTTTAAAGATACTTCGCTGGCTTCGGTGGTAACCATCACCGAGCTCTTTCGCGCAGCGCAGCAGATTGCCAACGCCAGCTATGATTTTCTTCCCGTTTATATCGAGGCCGGCCTGATTTACTGGGTGTTTTGCTTTTTGCTCTTTATCGTTCAGGCCAAACTCGAAAAACAGCTCGACCGTTATATTGCCAAGTGA
- a CDS encoding IS3 family transposase, with protein MQTGAKHVAQGNCLGNAAVESFSGMLKSECFHTRKYASAAEPEAALRESIRYCNHNGINWNEKD; from the coding sequence ATGCAAACCGGTGCAAAACATGTCGCGCAAGGAAACTGTTTGGGCAATGCGGCCGTGGAAAGCTTCTCCGGCATGTTAAAGTCGGAATGTTTCCATACGCGCAAATACGCTTCCGCTGCCGAACCGGAAGCGGCTTTGCGCGAATCTATCCGTTACTGCAACCATAATGGGATTAATTGGAATGAAAAGGATTGA
- a CDS encoding 16S rRNA pseudouridine(516) synthase, whose protein sequence is MQLFKYLQSQGIGSRKECLQLIENNGIAINGILYNDTRCTIRPEEIRTLEINGESLVVVPMPYFYILLNKPAGYETSHKPQHYPSVFSLFPNHMRRLSMQAVGRLDADTTGVLLITNDGGFNHRQTSPKCKIPKLYRVTLKHAAGKTLCATLKNGVLLRDENEIVTAADATLESSHTLMLTITEGKYHQVKRMIAAAGNRVEQLHRCKFGNQTTENLPEGSWKFIFM, encoded by the coding sequence ATGCAACTTTTCAAATATCTTCAATCGCAAGGCATAGGCAGCCGTAAAGAGTGTCTGCAGCTGATTGAAAACAACGGTATTGCTATCAACGGTATCCTGTATAACGATACGCGCTGTACTATCCGCCCCGAAGAAATACGCACTCTTGAAATCAATGGTGAATCGTTGGTGGTTGTGCCCATGCCTTATTTTTATATCTTACTCAATAAGCCTGCGGGTTATGAAACATCACATAAACCACAGCACTATCCCAGCGTATTCAGCCTGTTTCCCAACCATATGCGCCGCTTGTCGATGCAGGCTGTCGGCCGTTTGGATGCCGACACCACCGGAGTGTTGTTGATTACCAACGATGGCGGTTTCAACCACCGCCAAACTTCACCCAAATGTAAGATACCTAAATTATACCGCGTTACACTCAAACACGCTGCGGGTAAAACCTTGTGCGCCACTCTCAAAAACGGCGTTCTGCTTCGTGATGAAAATGAAATTGTAACTGCTGCCGATGCCACGCTCGAATCTTCCCACACGCTAATGCTCACCATCACCGAAGGCAAATATCATCAAGTTAAACGTATGATAGCTGCCGCCGGCAACCGTGTAGAACAACTCCATCGCTGCAAATTCGGCAACCAAACTACTGAAAATCTGCCCGAGGGTAGCTGGAAGTTTATATTTATGTAA
- a CDS encoding amino acid ABC transporter ATP-binding protein, with translation MIEIRNIHKSFGNNAVLRGIDLDVAKGSVVVILGPSGSGKTTFLRCLNALEIPQAGTIAFNGGGALKIDFAAGVSKKDMLALRRKSGMVFQQYNLFPHKTALENVMEGPVAVQGKSAAQAKQAAMVLLEKVGLGGKADLYPHQLSGGQQQRVGIARALAIQPELVLFDEPTSALDPELVQDVLDTMRALSKEGWTMMVVTHEIKFAMEAADTVVVMDNGVIVEQGSPESLFRHPQHERTKRFLQQIRVAAG, from the coding sequence ATGATTGAAATCCGCAATATCCACAAATCATTCGGGAATAACGCCGTTTTGCGCGGCATCGACTTAGATGTGGCCAAAGGCAGCGTGGTGGTGATACTGGGCCCATCCGGTTCAGGCAAAACCACTTTCCTGCGCTGCCTGAACGCCCTGGAAATACCTCAGGCAGGCACCATAGCCTTTAACGGGGGCGGAGCATTGAAAATCGATTTTGCCGCCGGGGTGTCGAAAAAAGACATGCTCGCCCTGCGCCGCAAATCGGGCATGGTGTTTCAGCAATACAACCTGTTTCCGCACAAAACCGCTTTGGAAAATGTGATGGAAGGCCCTGTGGCCGTGCAGGGGAAATCTGCCGCACAAGCCAAACAGGCCGCTATGGTGCTGTTGGAAAAAGTGGGGCTGGGCGGCAAAGCCGATCTCTATCCCCACCAGCTTTCCGGCGGGCAGCAGCAGCGTGTCGGCATTGCCCGCGCACTTGCCATCCAGCCCGAGCTGGTGTTGTTTGACGAGCCGACATCTGCTCTCGATCCCGAGCTGGTGCAGGACGTGTTGGATACCATGAGGGCATTGTCGAAAGAAGGCTGGACCATGATGGTGGTAACCCACGAAATCAAATTCGCAATGGAAGCAGCCGATACCGTGGTAGTCATGGATAACGGCGTGATAGTGGAGCAAGGCTCGCCCGAATCCCTGTTCCGCCACCCGCAGCACGAGCGCACCAAGCGGTTTTTACAGCAGATTCGGGTGGCGGCCGGATAG
- a CDS encoding type II toxin-antitoxin system RatA family toxin — protein MKTVEKNMLVLHSAGQMFDLVDRAEDYPQFLPWYSKTEIIERSGNELKARLFMDYMGVKQSFATHNHNVPGREIRIDLLEGPFKALHGTWKFIPLGDDCCKIEFKLQYDFSSALLSTLISPVFGHLSGTLVDAFVKEANRRYG, from the coding sequence ATGAAAACCGTAGAAAAAAATATGCTGGTGCTGCACAGTGCCGGGCAGATGTTCGATTTGGTCGACAGGGCGGAAGATTATCCGCAGTTTCTGCCGTGGTACAGCAAAACCGAAATCATCGAGCGCAGCGGCAACGAGCTGAAAGCGCGGCTGTTTATGGACTATATGGGCGTAAAGCAGTCGTTTGCCACCCACAACCACAATGTTCCCGGCCGCGAAATCCGCATCGATCTGCTCGAAGGGCCGTTCAAAGCGCTGCACGGCACATGGAAATTTATTCCGCTGGGCGATGATTGCTGCAAAATCGAGTTCAAACTGCAATACGATTTTTCAAGTGCGCTGCTCTCCACTTTGATTTCGCCTGTGTTCGGCCATCTGTCGGGCACGCTGGTGGACGCATTTGTGAAAGAGGCAAACCGCCGCTATGGTTGA